The following DNA comes from Hippoglossus hippoglossus isolate fHipHip1 chromosome 12, fHipHip1.pri, whole genome shotgun sequence.
tattggcccgatgacctcacaggtcatggggtccagagtgaccaatgggagttgaaacctgtgtccctgggggggttttcacacctctgtgatgttgatggcccctgggagactgagtcctggagggacatgcagcttcaggcttttgaTGGCCCCTGGAAGACTGAGTCCTGGaaggacatgcggcttcaggcttttgatggcccctgggagactgagtcctggagggacatgcggcttcaggcttttgatggcccctgggagactgagtcctggagggacatgcggcttcaggcttttgatgggacatgtaggccgaagtgtggtttcacaaaaaccatgtcccaacagTGGCTAAAAATGTGCTCGAAGTTGAAGAGAATCGACACAATTCTCCGATAAGACTGGAggcctcctctcctcacactcGCTCACTTTAAGTGGCTGTTTGTACAAAGAGGGTGATATCACCACACCAGGGCTTATCACAGTTACAGCTTATCCACATTAACTCATTTGTCATACAACAAAGACGCTGCGGCTTCAGACAGACAAAAGATTTGCATGTTCTCATAATTCACATCTCTTGGCTCGAAGGAAAACGGAGCAGGATCCACTTCAGAAATCATCATTAATTCATGAGTCTCTCCACTGAAATGCATCCCATTAGTGCGTCTATTGTTTCAGTGCTGCCGTGGAATGAGGAAAACATGGTGTTGTTTATTGCTGATCATACAACAAGGGATAAATGTTTAAAGAGATGTAGAGGGCGGCAAAAAGCGTCTCGTAGGTGTTAGCTAATCAACCTGCACCGTCTGGTGACGATAAACAAGAGGTTTTGTTTtgggatttatttattgtgacaAAACATATTTCCCGGTTAAGAATTGTAGcacaaatgtgaaataattgtacaaaacatgtcaaaaaaatagaaaacagagtaaaaaaataagTATAAGGATTTTCTTCCTTAAGAATCTGCTCAGTTTTTTCGAAAAAGGAAATTCTACAACGTTTCCTCCTTGTTTAAAGGAAGATCAGAAGGTGCTGCAGGACCTGAATAAAGCGGTTTCACATTCATAGAAAAGGTCACAGTCAAAGTTGGAGCTGACGTCCTTCGACAGCCATCTACTCACACATCCGTCTCATCGACATCAAATTTTCACTGGTGTTTACAGACTTGGTATTACACAGCCGCGGGGTTGGCTTTGTCGTTCTGTACTGTAGATCTGCTATTATTACTCATTGGTGCACACGCCACAGTCAGGAGGGAGTAGTCCTTCACTTTATAAAAGCAGATCTCAACAGGAGTTGTTTCATGTTCGTCATTTTAGAGGAATGCTGAcatcagtgtatgtgtgttcattTGCTGTACTGAAAATCTGAGTGGTCCAATCAGCTCAAAGGATAGCTACAGTTTGTCACGACTAGTTTTGGTTACGGCGTTGTTTCTTCAACTCAAACTCAGTCAATTGCTGAGATCTGGGAACATCTGACGAGGAATGAAATGTGTCGTAAAGTtggattaaaactgaaaagataAACTGATCATTTTTCCGTCTCTAACTTTTTCTTAAGGCGTGTTGCTGATTCCCAGGATCTCTGTGATTAATTTGGAGGGTACAATGCTGACTAGTTTGATAGAAAAGATGGAGTTATGATAAACTGCAAATATCCTTTGAGATTACCTGCGTCCTGTTGTTCACATTCTGTCATCAGGGATGCGGCACATTCATTGCTCTTAAGGCTTAAGGTTCAGTCAGTCTTCAGGGCGGATTTTTGTGGGATGGTGTTGCGTCCTCAGCGTCTCGCTTGTCAGTATCCAGACGACACTCCAAACTTTCTTTTGTCTGATACAGCTACAATGcagtctttgtctttctccaAAGCATTGACTACATTGAGGAAGTATTCCCAGGTTCCAACTTGGTGTCCAAGACCCATGAGGCCATTGCTCacagtctgaggacacacacacacacacacacacacacacacacacacacacacacacacacacacacacacacacacacacacacacacacacacacacacacacattaataccaCTTATCCTTCCCACTTCAGAGTTTAATACTGATCGCTGGTCAATTAAATCTGTCTTTGTAGGGATTACTCCCCCAATAATCTCCATCAGAATCCATGAACTTAATAGAAATGTTATTCATTTCACAGTCTGGTGAATTTGAATGCAGTTAATGGAAAGTGAggatgaaaaaattaaatacttcACCTTATCAAAACCAGGCTCAAAGTTCACATTGTTATTCGCATCAACATACACGATGGGAGCAGCGATGGCGTCTTCCAGACTCATCCCCAGCCACAGGTGATTTATTAAAGACTGCAACAACAGTGGAGCGTCACGTCAgcaaacaaataagaaaacaggaCAAACAAGTATGCAAAGTTCAACTGAGTTACCGAGGCAACCGCTGAGAGGATCATGCTTCCTCCTGATCCACCAATCACGAGGAGTCCTCCAGACTCTGACTCCAGTATCACTGGAGTCATCGAGGAGGGAGGCTGTTCACCTACGGAAACAGTTAGACTCCACATCAGACTGTAAAGAGACTAATGTCTACGTTAGGAGTAAATGTCTGAGATTCAATTGGCTCCGGCTAAAGGGCTCCGGTCCTGTCTGTGACTTTACCTGCCCTCATTGAGTCTGCTCGCCCACAGAAGTCGGCCAGCTCATTGTTGAGGATGATGCCCGTCCGTGGGGAGTAAAAGCCTCCTCCGAATCtatacaacaaaacacacacacacaataaaccgAGGGGATGAACTCTGTACCACAGCATCATTTCTCAGAATCAGACAGTGGCCTCTTCCTGCTCACAATTGGTTTATGGTGCTGGTGGCCGAGACGACCAGTCCGTCTTCATCCATGACGGACACGTGCGTTGTCCCAACTTGATCGGGAGGCGGCGTGACGTTGTAGTAGTAGGATTTCTCATGGGTTCGGTTTGAGATCATCTCTCTGATGTGAGTAATGAAGGAGGGATCATTCAGATGATCTGCACTCTGGACAAAGAACATCACAATGAGATTCTCTCTTAACAATCTCCCAGTAAAGGTAATGGATTCTCTAAATTCTCTCAACTGAAAAGTTATATTTGAGGTCTTCTGGCGATCCGTGCACTCCGATCGTGATTTTATTTAGTCCccacagatttaggtccccacaagATGAAAGTGAATGAAATAAGATGCCAACCTTTTTGTCATTAAAGTCAGGATCTCTGATGTTCCTCTTTTGTCCGTTAGCGAATTTAAGGGCCTCTATGTAAAGATGGTAcatctgaatctttttttcacCTTTCAAGTAGTTTGGAGTCAAGGAAAACTCTGCGGAGCAAGAGAACAACAATGTTCgttaaaaaaacgttttgttttactctctttTGAGTTTTCCTATTCGTTATCATTCACAGTAAATGATTAGATGCTAGAAGTtgattcagttcagttcagtttatcctaaagaaaatgaaaaaacaacgCTTGAAACCTTTCATGAGTCTGAGAACGAAGCCAAGCATGGCGCCCCCAGCAGGCGGTGGCGGGATGTGCATTGTAGTATTTCCTAAAGGCACCGTCCATGCATCCTCCTCCCGCACCTTGAACGACTTTAGATCCTCCATTGTTAACGTCCCACCTAAAAGAACCATGCAGAATATAAAGACAGCTTGTTTATCTTTAAGTGTGCAATTTTTAGCCCATTTGCTTTTTCCGTCTATTCCCCCATGCAACCCCAACCAACAGTGTTTCATCGCCGCCCCAACCTTCGTCTTTTATGTCTTGGATTAAGTCTTTTCCTATCTTGCCAGTGTAGAAGGCATCTGCCCCCTCCACCGCTATGGTTTCCATGGTTTCAGCTAGTTTAGAAAACTTCAGGGTGTCTCCATGGCTCAGAACAGTTTTCTTCTCGTTGCACATAACTTGATCAAAACTGGAAAGAAAGTCAATGTGAAGAAGAAAATCTATGTATTAGAACATGTCATAaatagaacaaaacaacaattgtATACTTGTACAATACAGCTTCATTTGGgtgacctctgtgacctctgtttgtttcatgcAATTCACCTCAGTCAGATCATCTACTGAATTACACGCATCGCTGAATACTCtcaaatattcagtttctgcaTCCGAGCGCCCACTTTGATTCACTCTCACAGAGCTTTTCACACCACAATTAACCCCCAGACGACCCCTTTCTAAACCTGGCATTTGGGAAAAGCAACATTTCACGAATATTTCTGAAAGAATGCGagtgctgcttttatttgtggGTCAGGTAACTGCTCCAAAATTGCTGCGGtaagaaaaacagagtgaacctttttttttactgtttgcaAATAAGTCATTTCCACTAATCCAGAAAGTGTTGGAGTGAGCGAGTAGACCAGGCTGTACTAGTACACAACGTGAAATCCTGATGGTTAAATGCTCGGGATTAATTGTTAATCAGGGAGGTTACATAAAACAAACGTGAAATGAGTTAAACGGAGAATTTAGACCCTTTGAGTCAGCGTTCCTTCACAACAGATATTCTTGAGCTTTGCTGACAATGATCACTTTTTCGAGCCCTAAAGTCACTGTACCAGAGAGATGAGTTTTCCACGATGTGTTTCACCAAAGGGATATTCAGGAGTTTTCCCAGATACTGCGGCAAAGGGAATCCCTCTCTGGCCAGTCTGATTGTGGGCTCGAACAGCTTGGCCCAGGGCAGCTTCCCGTACTTTTTGTGAATGGCCTCGTAGCCCCGCAGCTCTCCGGGCACGCCGATCCACTGGCTGCCTGCAGAGTCGGAGGGTTAAACAGTGCAGGTGCACTCAACACATAAAGGAAACATGAGTGATAAAAGCTTCCGATGGACTGATGAGCGTAAAATAAAAGGAGGAGCAGTGCAGTGAAAACTAgaagcgcatacctccaccaggccaaacagtccctttgaattcaatcaagctgcaccaaattgcacaaccTCATAAATATCTATATCGATAACAGTTAATGTGCCTGATCTTTTTAAAttaagacccatgaattattccctcgGGAATCAGTGAAAATGGCAAAAGGAAGCCAGATCTCGCCATCACCTGCTCTCGTGACCACATCGCCCCTGTTGtccagaacctcctcctcctcacccacaaAGCCCTCTGACCAGGCTCCTTCCTACCTCTCAGACATCCACTCAAAACCCACCTCTTTAGAACTGCTTTCAATGTGTgacaaagttttgtttttatctttaatgtgtttttctttttgacctCTTTCAAGCCTTTGAAAGAAGTATTCGAGTTCCTTCAAATTCTTAAAtgctttattattgttattgttattgttattgttattattattagtattaatgattattcttattttttttaagttctgAATCCGCCCTATGATCTGGATCCCCACCAAAATTCcataggttcttccctgacacatgcttccacaaagtttcatagTAATCGATTCTGTAGTTTAATcattctcacaaacaaacaaacagacaggggtgaaaacataacctccttggtgcaggtaataAAGTGTTACCTCTAATTTCTAACAGGCTTATAAGAGGACACCTGAAACACCATGTTAAAGTTGCAAGATAGTGGATtagtaaaacatttctctcagtGGGTTTATGAAGAACAACTGCATAAGGAGAATATTAGTGATTTGACATTGATTCTCCACTCTGCTCACCTGTGGAAGGTTCGAATTTATTGGGACAGTCTTTCAACAGGTCTTCTTTGAATGAATGCGGGACCGTCTCTCTGAAGTTGTAGACCTTAACGCTGCCTGAGAAGAGATCAGAGATTAGAAGAATCAATACATATCATTTTTTAGAAGAATCCAAACCCAAGTGTCAGTAAATGAATGAGAGGAGccccacctgttttatttcttatagtGACTATAGACCCTCCTCCGATCCCCATGCTCTGAGGATTGACCAAGGACGTGCACAGAAGAGCTGCAATGGTGCCATCTACTGCCGACCCGCCCTGTTGCAGCATGCGCCTGGAAAAACAGCCAGTTTTCACAGGATTTATGGGAAATGTGTCAACTCACAGTCAGTCACTGATTGCTCAGCACGTGTTTGCTGACACAGAGAGccttttaaatgttgaatgatTATCAGTGCTGAGCTCAGGGTTACAAGATGAAATAGTTGTGTGCTTCCAAGAGGCAGGTTTAACCCTGCCCTGGTGCTTGAGGCGGACTTTTTCTTGGCCTCATAGAGCAAGTAGCCTGAAAACTGGATAATTTTCAGAAAGCCTATGGGTTCTTTTCAGTTGGCATGGGGATTGGACGTGTTTACTGAGCGACAAGAGAAGGCAGCGTTGGGAATGTTCTGGTTCCGTAGGTCAGGCAGACCCAGAGAAGCAACAGGAGGCGGAGCGACAGATCAAAGGAGCAGTCTTAAACTTTCTCGAtttctatatataaatacataaatgtcaGGGCGTGTCCTTGAAAGTGTTTCCCATCACGTGGACGTGTTGCCTGTTGCCTCAGTGCATCTCTGTTCCTGTGAAACCTGATGGATCTCAgtcattgtctctgctgtgaactTGGAAATGATCTcctgacaataaaaaaaaacttccagtAACTGAAAACAAAAGCTGGAAGTCGTTCATGCACATTCCAGGAAAAAGAAATCAtacctctttttctttctctttatttagaGTAGGACTCAACCATTGAGCAGAGTGCTGATTAGAATGACTGACACCCGGGAGTTTTAAAGTCTGGTTTTCTATCACACCACAACAGGAGAATTAACCAACAGGAGTGAGGACTATGAGAGCAAAATCATGGCATGTtcccaaactgaaaaaaataggCTTTGAAAGCTTGAAATCTGAtattaaaacagcttttaaGCAAATTTTGACTTAATGTGCAGATGTTGAACATATGATTGGCCCCTCTTTGTTATTTGTGGCCCCTTCATGGTCCCTGATTTAGTAAAACCCTAGATCTGCCACAGCTCTTCTCAATTGAAGTACAGTTCAATCACATGTCCTTACATGACTACTAATTTGAGTCATGCATTACCTTATATTAGATTTCAAGCTTTCAAagcctttttttcagtttggggATATGAGGTGATATTTATCTCACATGAATGGAGAATCAATGGCTTGTCTGTACACTGTTCAGCAGGTCATTTTATCTCACACACATGGCCGGTAATACTCACATTAGCTGGAGTTATCACAGTGAATAAAGAGCCAAGCGTtgtaaacaataacaaaaaacatacCCGTCTATTAacgcacaaaaacaaacttttctatTCCAGAAACACTCACTGATCTTGTCCGGTTGTGGAAACAGTAAATCAGCCACAGATCAAACCAAACTTTCCGGTTCCAGGAGGAGACTTACCTGCCAATGTCAGAGCAGCGCTGCGAGTCAGCAGACACGGCCGCGCGCCTGAAGCAGCCGCTGGGACATGTGGTCTCCACCCGTGACGCGATCCACCCGCAGAGCACAACCACGGTGCAAACCACGCACGCCAGGATACAGCAGCTCAACAGACAGGACTTTAATTTAGCCATTGAACCCTCTGCTGAGACTGCGGGAGAAAGTGTTGCTGCTTTCCTCTCAATGCGCACGCGTTTAATGATAATCTGGGCTGTCAAATCTTCTGggttcactcctcctcctcctcctcactccatcAACTGGCCATCATCCACCCTGAATTGAAACTGAAGAGGAAGGAGACTGAATGACTTAATAACTGGGTACTTACTGTAAATGTCTGTAACAACTCTGCCCCCCTCCCCAACACTAAAGA
Coding sequences within:
- the LOC117772005 gene encoding glutathione hydrolase 5 proenzyme-like, with the protein product MAKLKSCLLSCCILACVVCTVVVLCGWIASRVETTCPSGCFRRAAVSADSQRCSDIGRRMLQQGGSAVDGTIAALLCTSLVNPQSMGIGGGSIVTIRNKTGSVKVYNFRETVPHSFKEDLLKDCPNKFEPSTGSQWIGVPGELRGYEAIHKKYGKLPWAKLFEPTIRLAREGFPLPQYLGKLLNIPLVKHIVENSSLCFDQVMCNEKKTVLSHGDTLKFSKLAETMETIAVEGADAFYTGKIGKDLIQDIKDEGGTLTMEDLKSFKVREEDAWTVPLGNTTMHIPPPPAGGAMLGFVLRLMKEFSLTPNYLKGEKKIQMYHLYIEALKFANGQKRNIRDPDFNDKKSADHLNDPSFITHIREMISNRTHEKSYYYNVTPPPDQVGTTHVSVMDEDGLVVSATSTINQLFGGGFYSPRTGIILNNELADFCGRADSMRAGEQPPSSMTPVILESESGGLLVIGGSGGSMILSAVASSLINHLWLGMSLEDAIAAPIVYVDANNNVNFEPGFDKTVSNGLMGLGHQVGTWEYFLNVVNALEKDKDCIVAVSDKRKFGVSSGY